Proteins encoded within one genomic window of Alphaproteobacteria bacterium:
- a CDS encoding DNA translocase FtsK 4TM domain-containing protein, producing MAVTATDARSRTARRRPGRGTSERAPFLPPAAAAFVRRRMAEIGGLLLVGLGVALALALLSYDAADPSWNTASTAAPSNLLSTPGAYIADFLLQTIGIAAAIPVLVLTAWGWRLIAQLGLAPLWLRLTALPICMLLTAVTFSAIAAGEAWTLRAGLGGAVGRVLLDDLTGIGSGLIRNLDPIAVAWIAAIGAALTFLPAVALRRSDWAMIARGSARGVGAGARWIGQMIGRGHNGVRRHIEPAIGRGEPKLAADPADRPEPAAQRRTAPRVQPATGGLTSDNLVMPAAEAPRPAGRVAKPTQQKLDLGDPQSFVLPDIALLNEPKVARARRVDEAGLTNNAHLLESVLRDFGVNGEIVKVRPGPVVTLYELEPAPGTKTARVVGLADDIARSMSAVSVRVAVVPGQSTIGIELPNRDRELVALRDLLSSEDYDKGNVKLPLVLGKDIGGTPIIADLAKMPHLLVAGTTGSGKSVAINAMILSLLYRLPPDQVRFIMIDPKMLELSVYDGIPHLLAPVVTDPRKAVVALKWTVREMEERYRAMSRLGVRNISSYNGALADARAKGKPLIRTVQTGFDPETGQPVYEDQELDLTPLPYIVVIADEIADLMLVAGKDIEAAIQRLAQMARAAGIHLIMATQRPSVDVITGVIKANLPTRISFQVTSKIDSRTILGEQGAEQLLGQGDMLYMAGGGRVTRVHGPFVTDQEVERVCAALKAQGDPRYEHGITEDEDIAAGIPGFDMTEGGDGGGSEDDGLYHQAIEMMRREGRVSTSLVQRHLQIGYNRAARLVERMQKEGLVSAPDRTGKREILE from the coding sequence ATGGCCGTAACGGCAACCGACGCCCGGTCGCGCACGGCGCGCAGGCGACCGGGACGCGGCACCAGCGAACGTGCGCCCTTCCTGCCGCCGGCCGCGGCGGCCTTCGTCCGCCGCCGCATGGCGGAGATCGGCGGACTGCTGCTGGTCGGGCTCGGAGTCGCGCTCGCGCTCGCGTTGCTCAGCTACGACGCCGCCGACCCGTCGTGGAACACCGCCTCGACCGCCGCGCCGAGCAACCTGTTGAGCACGCCCGGCGCCTACATCGCCGATTTCCTGCTGCAGACCATCGGGATCGCCGCGGCGATCCCGGTGCTGGTGCTGACCGCATGGGGCTGGCGGCTGATCGCGCAGCTCGGCCTCGCGCCGCTGTGGCTGCGGCTGACGGCGCTGCCGATCTGCATGCTGCTGACCGCCGTCACCTTCTCGGCCATCGCCGCCGGCGAGGCCTGGACGCTGCGCGCCGGCCTGGGCGGCGCGGTCGGCCGGGTGCTGCTCGACGATCTCACCGGCATCGGCTCCGGCCTGATCCGCAACCTCGACCCGATCGCGGTGGCCTGGATCGCCGCGATCGGGGCGGCGCTGACTTTCCTGCCGGCGGTCGCACTGCGCCGCAGCGACTGGGCCATGATCGCACGCGGCAGCGCCAGGGGCGTCGGCGCCGGCGCGCGGTGGATCGGCCAGATGATCGGCCGCGGCCACAACGGCGTGCGCCGCCACATCGAACCGGCCATCGGCCGCGGCGAGCCCAAGCTGGCCGCCGACCCCGCCGACAGGCCGGAGCCGGCGGCCCAGCGCCGAACCGCGCCGCGGGTGCAGCCGGCGACCGGCGGGCTGACCTCGGACAATCTGGTGATGCCCGCCGCCGAGGCGCCGCGCCCGGCCGGCCGTGTGGCCAAGCCGACCCAGCAGAAGCTCGACCTTGGCGACCCGCAGTCGTTCGTGCTGCCGGACATCGCGCTGCTGAACGAACCCAAGGTGGCGCGGGCCCGCCGGGTCGACGAGGCCGGCCTGACCAACAACGCCCACCTGCTGGAATCGGTGCTGCGCGACTTCGGCGTCAACGGCGAGATCGTCAAGGTGCGGCCGGGCCCGGTCGTCACGCTGTACGAGCTGGAGCCGGCGCCCGGCACCAAGACCGCCCGCGTGGTCGGGCTTGCCGACGACATCGCCCGGTCGATGAGCGCCGTTTCCGTCCGAGTCGCCGTGGTGCCCGGCCAGTCGACCATCGGCATCGAGCTGCCCAACCGCGACCGCGAGCTGGTCGCGCTGCGCGACCTGCTGAGCTCGGAGGACTACGACAAGGGCAACGTCAAGCTGCCGCTGGTGCTGGGCAAGGACATCGGCGGCACGCCGATCATCGCCGACCTGGCCAAGATGCCCCACCTGCTGGTCGCCGGCACCACCGGGTCCGGCAAGTCGGTTGCGATCAACGCGATGATCCTGTCGCTGCTCTATCGCCTGCCGCCCGACCAGGTCCGGTTCATCATGATCGACCCGAAGATGCTGGAGCTGTCGGTCTACGACGGCATCCCGCACCTGCTGGCACCGGTGGTCACCGACCCGCGCAAGGCGGTGGTGGCGCTGAAGTGGACGGTGCGCGAGATGGAGGAGCGCTATCGTGCCATGTCGCGGCTCGGCGTGCGCAACATCTCGTCCTACAACGGCGCGCTGGCCGACGCGCGCGCCAAGGGCAAGCCGCTGATCCGCACGGTGCAGACCGGCTTCGATCCGGAGACCGGCCAGCCGGTCTACGAGGACCAGGAACTGGATCTGACGCCGCTGCCCTATATCGTGGTGATCGCCGACGAGATCGCCGACCTGATGCTGGTGGCGGGCAAGGACATCGAGGCCGCGATCCAGCGGCTGGCGCAGATGGCGCGCGCCGCCGGCATCCACCTGATCATGGCGACGCAGCGGCCGTCGGTCGACGTGATCACCGGCGTGATCAAGGCCAACCTGCCGACCCGCATCAGCTTCCAGGTCACCTCGAAGATCGACAGCCGCACCATCCTGGGCGAGCAGGGCGCAGAGCAACTGCTCGGCCAGGGCGACATGCTGTACATGGCCGGCGGCGGCCGGGTGACCCGCGTGCACGGGCCCTTCGTCACCGACCAGGAGGTGGAGCGGGTGTGCGCCGCACTGAAAGCCCAGGGCGACCCGCGCTACGAGCACGGCATCACCGAGGACGAGGACATCGCCGCCGGCATCCCCGGCTTCGACATGACCGAGGGCGGGGACGGCGGCGGCAGCGAGGACGATGGCCTGTATCACCAGGCGATCGAGATGATGCGTCGCGAGGGCCGGGTCTCGACCAGCCTGGTCCAGCGCCACCTGCAGATCGGCTACAACCGCGCCGCACGCCTGGTCGAGCGGATGCAGAAGGAAGGCCTGGTCAGCGCACCCGACCGCACCGGCAAGCGCGAGATCCTGGAATAG
- a CDS encoding MOSC domain-containing protein, with translation MQIQAVAIFRYPVKGLAGNALAEATLEPDHALPGDRRFGIARGGADAGGAPRFLSLTRHPRLATLAAAFDAATSVLTISRAGRPVARGDITAPAGRATIEQFFSAYMARELQGPARLYDACDDAAPGAVAGAFTDTPQQAVHILNLASVRDLERVTGTPIDARRFRANIHIDVAPAWCELASLGSTVAIGAARLLLEERTERCAATNVNPDTAERDLNIPLALKRGFGHLDMGVYGRVVTGGRIVAG, from the coding sequence ATGCAGATCCAAGCCGTTGCCATCTTCCGCTATCCGGTCAAGGGACTGGCCGGCAACGCGCTCGCCGAGGCGACGCTGGAGCCGGACCATGCGCTGCCGGGCGACCGCCGCTTCGGCATCGCGCGCGGCGGGGCGGATGCCGGGGGTGCGCCCCGTTTCCTCAGCCTCACCCGCCACCCGAGGCTGGCGACACTCGCCGCGGCGTTCGATGCGGCGACGTCGGTGCTGACGATCAGCCGGGCGGGCAGGCCGGTCGCCCGCGGCGACATCACGGCGCCGGCCGGTCGCGCGACCATCGAGCAGTTCTTTTCCGCCTACATGGCGCGCGAGCTGCAGGGCCCGGCCCGGCTGTACGACGCCTGCGATGACGCGGCGCCGGGCGCGGTGGCCGGCGCCTTCACCGACACGCCGCAGCAGGCGGTACACATCCTCAACCTGGCCAGCGTGCGCGACCTGGAGCGGGTCACCGGCACGCCGATCGACGCGCGGCGGTTCCGCGCCAACATCCATATCGACGTGGCGCCGGCGTGGTGCGAGCTCGCCTCGCTGGGCAGCACGGTCGCGATCGGCGCGGCGCGCCTGCTGCTGGAGGAGCGGACCGAGCGCTGCGCCGCCACCAACGTCAATCCCGACACCGCCGAGCGCGACCTCAACATCCCGCTGGCGCTGAAACGCGGCTTCGGCCACCTCGACATGGGTGTCTACGGACGGGTGGTGACCGGCGGGCGCATCGTCGCGGGCTAG